Proteins encoded in a region of the Raphanus sativus cultivar WK10039 chromosome 8, ASM80110v3, whole genome shotgun sequence genome:
- the LOC108831011 gene encoding WAT1-related protein At1g44800: MKGGSGSMEKLKPILAIISLQFGYAGMYIITMVSFKHGMDHWVLATYRHIVATLVMAPFALVFERKIRPKMTLPIFYRLLALGILEPLMDQNFYYIGLKSTSASYTSAFTNALPAVTFILALIFRLETVNFKKIHSIAKVVGTVITLGGAMVMTLYKGPAIEIVKAAHSSFHGGSTTATGQHWVTGTLAIMGSISTWAAFFILQSFTLKLYPAELSLVTLICGIGSILNFAVSMIFVRDLSAWKIGMDSGTLAAVYSGVVCSGIAYYIQSIVIKQRGPVFTTSFSPMCMVITSFLGALVLAEKIHLGSIIGAIFIVIGLYSVVWGKSKDVVNPLDEKIVAQELPITNVVKQHGHDLSGAQPNGHDVSRAPTNGGSANT, translated from the exons ATGAAAGGTGGAAGTGGTAGCATGGAGAAATTGAAGCCGATATTAGCGATAATATCATTGCAATTTGGGTATGCAGGCATGTACATCATCACCATGGTCTCTTTCAAGCATGGCATGGACCATTGGGTCCTTGCCACATACCGTCATATAGTTGCCACGCTAGTCATGGCTCCTTTTGCTCTAGTTTTCGAGAG GAAAATTAGGCCTAAGATGACACTACCAATTTTCTATAGGCTTCTTGCTCTTGGAATACTAGA ACCTCTTATGGACCAGAACTTCTACTACATAGGATTGAAATCCACGTCAGCATCGTACACTTCTGCCTTTACCAATGCACTTCCAGCCGTCACCTTCATCCTCGCCCTCATTTTCAG GCTTGAGACAGTGAACTTTAAAAAGATACACAGTATTGCAAAAGTTGTAGGAACGGTAATAACGTTGGGAGGAGCTATGGTAATGACTTTGTACAAAGGTCCGGCCATCGAAATCGTGAAAGCTGCACATTCTTCCTTCCACGGTGGCTCAACCACAGCCACTGGCCAGCACTGGGTCACCGGAACCTTAGCCATCATGGGAAGTATCTCCACTTGGGCTGCTTTCTTCATTTTACAG TCGTTCACGTTAAAACTTTACCCGGCTGAGTTATCCCTCGTGACGTTGATATGTGGGATCGGATCGATCTTAAATTTTGCCGTTTCGATGATATTTGTCCGGGACTTGAGCGCCTGGAAAATCGGCATGGATTCCGGGACGCTCGCAGCCGTTTACTCC GGAGTGGTTTGTTCAGGCATCGCGTATTACATACAAAGCATTGTGATAAAGCAACGTGGCCCTGTGTTTACGACGTCGTTTAGTCCTATGTGTATGGTTATTACTTCATTCCTCGGTGCCCTTGTTTTGGCTGAGAAAATCCACCTAGGAAG TATAATTGGAGCAATTTTCATCGTCATTGGACTATATAGTGTGGTCTGGGGAAAAAGCAAAGATGTAGTGAATCCCTTGGATGAGAAAATAGTAGCTCAAGAGCTTCCGATCACTAATGTAGTCAAACAGCACGGTCATGATCTCTCGGGAGCACAACCGAACGGTCATGATGTCTCGAGAGCACCAACTAACGGTGGGTCTGCAAATACCTAA